The Chloroflexota bacterium genome includes a region encoding these proteins:
- a CDS encoding CDP-archaeol synthase, which translates to MKQRIITALWGIPLLLAFIYFDTHWFPLIIFLIAAFAIAGAVEFYRLAALSEGQPFTIFGIVWVMLFVASAHFERLDFTSSLLASAVALPLIFSFGFRREKPFLSWGWTLAGILYMGWMLSRYVALRELAHGRELVIFAIFSTFACDTAAFFVGRAWGRHHMTPTISPKKTWEGAVAGFIAAPAAALVLHIILNLGGWELPLSYAQTTILGCLIGLFAQLGDLLESLLKRKAGVKDSGSLIPGHGGILDRIDSLVFTGVIVYYYVIWVVV; encoded by the coding sequence ATGAAACAAAGGATTATCACCGCCCTGTGGGGCATACCTCTCCTGCTGGCCTTCATCTATTTTGATACTCATTGGTTCCCTCTGATAATCTTCCTGATCGCTGCCTTTGCCATAGCCGGTGCTGTAGAGTTCTACCGTCTGGCAGCTCTTTCAGAAGGGCAACCCTTCACCATCTTCGGAATAGTATGGGTCATGCTCTTTGTCGCGAGTGCTCACTTCGAAAGACTCGATTTTACTTCATCGCTGCTGGCTTCGGCAGTGGCTTTGCCTCTGATCTTCAGTTTCGGTTTCCGCAGAGAGAAGCCTTTCCTTAGCTGGGGATGGACCTTAGCCGGCATCCTCTACATGGGATGGATGCTGAGCCGTTATGTGGCCTTGAGGGAACTGGCTCATGGAAGAGAGTTGGTGATTTTCGCCATATTCTCCACCTTTGCCTGCGATACAGCGGCCTTCTTTGTCGGCAGAGCCTGGGGCAGGCACCATATGACTCCAACCATAAGTCCTAAGAAAACCTGGGAAGGAGCAGTCGCCGGTTTTATTGCCGCTCCAGCGGCAGCCCTGGTTCTTCATATTATTCTTAATTTAGGTGGCTGGGAACTGCCCCTCAGCTACGCCCAAACCACAATCCTGGGCTGCCTTATCGGCCTGTTCGCTCAGCTAGGCGACCTTTTGGAGTCATTGCTCAAGCGGAAGGCAGGAGTAAAGGACTCCGGTAGTCTGATACCTGGCCATGGAGGCATCCTCGACCGCATAGATAGCCTTGTCTTCACAGGGGTAATCGTATACTATTACGTTATATGGGTGGTGG